CTTCCGATGGTGAGCGATATCCGCAGGCATTTTCCCGATTCGGAAATTCACTGGGTGGTGGAGGAAGAGTTCCAGGCGATTCCCGCACTGCACCCGGGAGTGACCAAGATCATAACCGTTGCATTGCGGCGCTGGCGCAAAACGCTTTGGAAGGTGCACACCTGGAAAGAGCTCGCCGATTTCTTTGGGCGGCTGCGCAGGGAGCAGTACGATTTTATTCTCGATTCGCAGGGCCTCATGAAAAGCGCCTTGATCGCGCGCCTTGCCAGAGGCGGAAAACGCTGCGGCCTGGGGCGCGGCAGCGCGCGCGAGTTCATGCCGTTTTTCTATGATCAGGTGTTTGATATTTCCTGGACGCTTCACGCCGTGCAAAGAACCCGCTCGCTGGGAGCGCAGGCCTTGGGCTATTCGCCGGAGGGCAATGCCGATTACGGCATCAGCACCGGCCCCACGATTTTTCCGTGGCTGAAAGAGCCCTATGCGATTCTGCTGCACTTCAGCAGCGACGAAGACAAACTCTGGCCTGAATCTTCCTGGGTTGACGTTGGGGCGA
This genomic stretch from Burkholderiales bacterium harbors:
- the waaC gene encoding lipopolysaccharide heptosyltransferase I; this encodes MPKILLVKTSSMGDVIHNLPMVSDIRRHFPDSEIHWVVEEEFQAIPALHPGVTKIITVALRRWRKTLWKVHTWKELADFFGRLRREQYDFILDSQGLMKSALIARLARGGKRCGLGRGSAREFMPFFYDQVFDISWTLHAVQRTRSLGAQALGYSPEGNADYGISTGPTIFPWLKEPYAILLHFSSDEDKLWPESSWVDVGASLRRYGLACILPWGNSDERERSNRLAHRIEQAAVKHVTVPPRLDLRDAASFLAGAEIVIGVDTGLAHLAAALNVPAIGIYCASRPEETGLYSDSAVNLGKMNEPPSAAAVVAEVERILGK